In Palaemon carinicauda isolate YSFRI2023 chromosome 18, ASM3689809v2, whole genome shotgun sequence, a genomic segment contains:
- the LOC137656986 gene encoding troponin C-like, with amino-acid sequence MNDIDEKTMHALRKAFATVDKTKSGFVDIKDIEGIFNNMGTAFDIDDLNETIRRVDIDQDGKINFDKFVIIASNFMQDDDDETITNELREAFRLYDKEGNGYITTGTLREILRELDNNLSDTDLNDIIEEIDEDGKGKVDFEGFRELMI; translated from the exons AACGACATCGACGAAAAAACCATGCACG ctctCCGCAAGGCCTTTGCAACAGTGGACAAGACGAAGAGTGGCTTTGTGGACATCAAGGACATAGAAGGCATCTTTAACAACATGGGAACTGCTTTTGACATAGACGACCTCAATGAGACTATCAGAAGAGTTGACATCGATC AAGACGGAAAGATCAACTTCGACAAGTTCGTCATCATCGCATCGAACTTCATGCAGGACGATGACGACGAAACCATCACTAACGAACTTCGCGAGGCCTTCAGACTCTACGACAAGGAAG GTAACGGCTACATCACGACGGGAACACTTCGCGAGATCCTGCGGGAACTGGACAACAACCTCTCGGACACCGACTTGAATGACATCATCGAAGAGATTGACGAGGACGGCAAAGGAAAGGTCGACTTCGAAGGATTCCGAGAGCTCATGATTTaa
- the LOC137656987 gene encoding uncharacterized protein yields the protein MRSDMHAQRCPVAKLMAENQKNGNLGRRGTHPPGLSYGQYPPKQCHGIKSILAEKDGPLLPCPPSAPQKKGKKSIFQNLQKEKRVVTKGNANQALLYDKDKESQRGPHSQTKVFNENCSIHGGLAGRESRHIVIPKGINYPLPGYVDSRQMSNAERLKNWRRSSLNVALNHHALIAQLKGQETASPAYLLSNHHHPVSKHPANSFAPRATHSALTMTKKCPHEDLQCPRPQIPKGRSFFSAGSPGCVESPVDDNRSQKILGLQNLPGNKPVISGLLTECTNRNMGVSF from the coding sequence ATGAGAAGCGACATGCATGCCCAGCGATGCCCTGTAGCTAAACTGATGGCCGAAAACCAGAAAAACGGCAACCTTGGAAGGAGGGGAACTCATCCACCTGGTCTCTCGTATGGTCAATATCCCCCAAAGCAATGTCATGGAATAAAAAGCATTTTGGCTGAAAAAGACGGACCCCTCTTACCCTGTCCTCCTTCAGCACCTCAGAAGAAAGGGAAAAAATCTATTTTCCAAAACCTTCAGAAAGAAAAGCGAGTGGTGACGAAAGGCAATGCGAACCAGGCTTTATTGTACGACAAAGATAAAGAATCCCAGAGAGGACCCCATTCGCAAACGAAAGTCTTCAATGAAAATTGTTCGATTCATGGCGGTCTTGCAGGTCGAGAATCCCGACACATCGTCATACCGAAGGGCATAAACTATCCTCTACCAGGGTATGTAGACAGCAGACAGATGTCCAATGCAGAACGACTGAAAAATTGGAGGCGAAGCTCCTTAAACGTTGCACTCAACCACCATGCCCTCATCGCTCAACTCAAGGGGCAAGAGACGGCATCTCCTGCATACTTACTATCAAACCACCATCACCCAGTCTCAAAACACCCTGCAAATTCTTTTGCACCACGTGCAACACACTCTGCACTAACAATGACCAAAAAATGTCCACATGAGGACTTGCAGTGCCCCCGACCTCAGATACCTAAAGGCCGGTCTTTCTTCTCGGCAGGATCACCAGGGTGCGTTGAGTCGCCAGTGGATGACAATCGCTCTCAGAAGATTCTTGGACTGCAGAATCTTCCTGGCAATAAACCAGTTATTTCTGGTTTGCTCACAGAGTGTACCAACAGGAACATGGGAGTTTCTTTCTGA